Genomic window (Gemmatimonadota bacterium):
CCTGGCGCCCGCACCGCAATGACGCGCAGTTCGCGCAGGATACGAGCGACCGCGCGAAATCCGCCGGTCGAGAGTTGCGCCGGCAGGATGTCCTCGAGCAGGGCCACGACTTCGCGACGCACCTCGGGTTCGCGCTGCGCTTCGAGAATATCGAGCAGCGCATCGATCGCTGCCTGACGGATGTCGCGGCGGTATTCGTCGTCGAGATCGCTCTGGATCAGGCGGATCTCGGCCTCTTCGAGGAAGAACGGCGTCGAATCGAAGTCGGCGGGATCCACCACCCCGGGCGGACTCCCGGCGGGCGCTTCCTTGGCCGCGACGACCTCGTGTTGCGCCTGGTCCGGTTCGGGCTGACGCTCCCGCGCATCGCTTTCCTGGAGAAACTCGATCCCTTCGCCGAGCACTTCGATGAAGGCGTACGACACTAGCACGAAGTCCTGCTCCCAGAGGAGGGTCAGCAGGTCATCGCCGGCGTCGGCGGCCAGCAATCGGGAGCGATTGACGACATCGAGGAAGCGAACGATCTCTTCGCTCTCGACTCCGGGAAGGAGTGTGAGTCGACGCAGACCGTCCTTGTAGAGCTGCCAGGCGAGTCCTTCGTTGCGCGTGCCCTGACGATAGACGTTCACCCCTTCCCAGGTGATCTCCCCTTCCTGGATTTCGAGCACCAGCCGCCCGGTAATGCCCCACACCGGGGCGAAGGCACCGGCCACCTGCTCGAGCGCGCGGGAGTACATCGGATTGTTGGGGAGGTACATCTGCAGCGCACGCTGACTCTTCACGAGGACCCGAAGCAGTTCCTCGATCGCGCGGAGGTCCGCGTCCGTGGGGCCTGCGTGCGGTGCGACGGTCACGGCTTCCCGTGGAGAAGCGCCGCGACGTGCGCCACGTCCTTGTCGCCGCGCCCGCTGAGGCAGAGGAGCACGAGTTCATCCGGCGTCCAGCGACCGCGCACTGCTTCGATCCAGGCGATCGCGTGTGCGGTCTCGAGCGCCGGGATGATTCCCTCGAGTCGACAGAACTGCTGGAACGCGTCGAGGGCGGCGGTGTCGCCAATCGCGGCGTACTCCACCCGGCCACTGTCGTGCAGCCAGCTGTGTTCCGGACCAACGCCGGGGTAATCCAGCCCGGCCGACACCGAATGAGCGGGCGAGACCTGTCCGTCGGCGTCCTGGAGCAGATACGACAGCGACCCATGGAGCACGCCAGGCGATCCGGCGGTGAGCGTCGCGCTGTGATGACCGCTGGCCACGCCTTCGCCCGCCGCCTCGACGCCGACGAGCTGCACATCGGCATCCTCGAGGAAGCCCGCGAACATACCCATCGCGTTCGACCCGCCGCCGACACAGGCGACAACCGTCCTGGGAAGGCGACCGGTGAGCGCAAGCAGCTGCTCACGCGATTCCCGGCCAATCACGGATTGGAAGTCCCGCACCATTCGCGGAAAGGGATCGGGCCCGACCACCGAGCCGATGATGTAATGCGTCGTCGGCACGTTGGTGACCCAGTCGCGCAGCGC
Coding sequences:
- a CDS encoding HEAT repeat domain-containing protein, with protein sequence MTVAPHAGPTDADLRAIEELLRVLVKSQRALQMYLPNNPMYSRALEQVAGAFAPVWGITGRLVLEIQEGEITWEGVNVYRQGTRNEGLAWQLYKDGLRRLTLLPGVESEEIVRFLDVVNRSRLLAADAGDDLLTLLWEQDFVLVSYAFIEVLGEGIEFLQESDARERQPEPDQAQHEVVAAKEAPAGSPPGVVDPADFDSTPFFLEEAEIRLIQSDLDDEYRRDIRQAAIDALLDILEAQREPEVRREVVALLEDILPAQLSTGGFRAVARILRELRVIAVRAPGLDQQLHDALLSFEDRLSQPDILEQVFVALEDSRTRPSDEDVGEVLRELKPVALPLVLAHLGRTLDASVRRALEPSVEQLARAQPSALAALLDQGPSDVIEPAIALASRLGLSQLVPSIVGHLKDGSPAIRLASVRALGEFATPTSVNAVETALDDEERAVRQAALAVLVSRGGSGGAVRRIEAMLFDGKDYGWERSERRTVYEAYGQLAGEVAIPKLQELLEPRGIFRRKTPPEVRACAIFALAKVRTFEARLMVDRFTSDKEAVVRSAANAALRDWLA
- the trpB gene encoding tryptophan synthase subunit beta — its product is MTLALPPETTVEGRFGPYGGRYVPETLVAALDDLTALYDQARSEPAFWEEYHTLLRDIVGRPSRLSEAPRFSALVGARVLLKREDLNHTGAHKINNTIGQALLARRMGKRRIIAETGAGQHGVATATICARFGLECVVYMGEEDVARQALNVYRMQLLGASVVPVTSGTRTLKDATNEALRDWVTNVPTTHYIIGSVVGPDPFPRMVRDFQSVIGRESREQLLALTGRLPRTVVACVGGGSNAMGMFAGFLEDADVQLVGVEAAGEGVASGHHSATLTAGSPGVLHGSLSYLLQDADGQVSPAHSVSAGLDYPGVGPEHSWLHDSGRVEYAAIGDTAALDAFQQFCRLEGIIPALETAHAIAWIEAVRGRWTPDELVLLCLSGRGDKDVAHVAALLHGKP